The genomic segment GCCGGTGGGGCGGAAGTATTATGAGGCGGATATTCGGTGGCAGGAGTAGAGCGGAAGAAGTATATAGGACGATTGAACCTTGCTGAACAAGTTTTTCTTGCCCGCTGCCTGAAGCTTAAGAAGAAAAGGAATGCGGGCCATGTAAAAAGATGAACGTTGTTTTTAGTTTGAGACTTATTCGATAATAAAAGAGCAGATTTGAAAGCGATTACATAAAAAGGGACGGCCTTGCTTGGGCCATTCAAAAATGTAGGAGATGAGAGAGCAGATTAGCTACTGTGCTGCTCTCTATTTTCGTTTCTATTTTTAAATCAAATAATGGTAAATAAAAATATATTAATAATAATTTTCACTTTTCAAATAAAAAAACACATCGATTAGTGCAGATAATTATTTTATGATAAGCACAGAAACGATCATTTGAAGGAGGAGACGAAAAAAATGTTCAGGAAGTCATTCGCATTATTGGTAGCGTTTACATTATGGTTAAACGTATTGCCCAGCACCTTCATATTCGCTCAGCAGGAAGAGGCTGTATTTCAAAATCCATTATTATGGGCTGACGTTCCAGATCCCGATGTTATTCGAGTAGGCGACGTCTATTACATGTCCAGTACGACTATGCATATGAATCCAGGCGTACCAATTATGAAATCAACGGATCTCGTACACTGGGAAATCGTCAACTATGTGTATGATATTTTGGCTGATCATGACGAGCAGACGTTTCGGAATGGAAAAAGCGAATATAGCAAAGGCTCGTGGGCCAGCAGTTTAAGATTTTATAAAGGCAGCTATTATGTCGCATTTTCTTCATACAATACCGGTAAAACTTATATCTATCAAACGGCCGATATTGAGAAAGGGCCTTGGACCAGATCCGAGCTTGACGGGGTTTATCATGATATGTCGTTGCTGTTTGATGATGATGGGCGTGTGTACATGGTTTACGGCGGCGGTGATATTAAAATCATTGAGCTTACCGCAGATGCGACTGCGATTAAAGCCGGCGGTCTAAACAAAATCCTTATCCCCGACGCCAGCTTGGTAGCAAGCACAATAGAGAACGTAGGTTTACCTGCAGAGGGCTCTCACATTCAAAAAATAAATGGTTATTATTATGTATTCAATATCGCATGGCCTAAAAATTCACCTCGTGTTCAAATCGTCCATCGCGCCTCAACAATCGATGGTACATATGAGGGAAGAGTGGCATTAAGCGAAGGAACGGCACAGGGCGGCATTGTCGACATGAAAGATGGCAAATGGTATGGCCTGTTGTTTAGAGATCACGGCGCAGTAGGACGCATACCGTTTCTGGTACCCGTTGCTTGGGAAAATAATTGGCCGGTGTTCGGCGTCAACGGTACAATACCGGAAAGCATTAACATGCCTGTAAGCGGAGTAAGCGCGAACAGCAATATTGCAGCTTCCGATGAGTTCTACCAGAACGCAGAGAGAGTGGGGGCTTCACAATTTAATGCATTAGGCCGTTCAGCAGCGAATGCGGCTGCTATGCAACAAGTTTCAGGCCTAGCTGCACAGCTTTTCGCAGAGGAAGGACAAGAGCTTCTGCTCAACGGCAGCTTTGAAGAAGGTCAAGACCCATGGACAGCTCATGATCAGGCCATTGTTACGGTAACAGACAGCGTATATCACAGCGGCTCCAACAGCATGCACGTCAGCAGCAGACAGGCTACAGGGGCAGGGGTTCAGCAACGGCTTGCCGGCAAAATAAAGGCTGGCGGCACCTATAAATTTTTGGCAAAGGTAAAATATGAAGGCGACGACTCGCTTCCTGCTAGAAGGCAATTTAATATCGCAATGCAAGACGGAGATTGGACAACGATCAAGGTGATGGGATCAGCTATGGTAAACAAGGGGGAATGGGGAACGATTGAAGGCAACTACACCATCCCGGCAGATGCCGAGCTTCATGAGCCGATTATTTTCATCGAAACCTCCTGGACAGCGGAGCAAGATCCGGTTAAGGATTTGATGGATTTTTATGTGGATGACGTGTCACTCATTGACGTTACTCCAGCCGGAGGTGTGGACCAAACAAACGACGGAGAATATGACTACAATGGCTCCAATCTTTCCTTAGTATGGCAGTGGAATCATAACCCAGATCAAAATCATTGGTCGTTGACACAGCGTCCAGGCTATTTGCGGCTTACGAACGGAAGGAAGAGCACAAGCATCGAAAATGCTAGAAATACGCTTACCCAACGAACGTTTGGCCCAGAAAGCTCCGGCCAAGTAGCAATGGATATAAGCCAAATGAAAAATGGAGATTTTGCGGGTCTCGCCGCTTTTCAGAAGGACTATGGCTTTGTCGGCGTGAAAATGGAGGGCAATGCGAAATCCATCGTAATGGTGAATGCAAGCTCAGGGACAGCAGAAGAGTTGGCAAGTATTCCACTCACACAGGACAGAGTCTACTTGAAAGTCGAATTTGACTATAGGAATTTTACCGATAAAGCCAATTTCTACTATAGTCTAAATGGCGTTGAATGGCGAGCAATAGGAAATACCCTTCAATTGAGCTATAAGTTGGACCATTTTATGGGCTATCGCTTCGCCTTGTTTAATTTTGCTACGAAAATAACAGGCGGACATGTCGATTTTGATTACTTTAGAGCAGCCGACAAGCTGACGGGAACCGATTCAGCCGCAACCGTCCTGCAAGCAGATTTGGGAAATGTGCCAGATGTTATAGGGGTTCAGAATATGGAGCTTTCCGTACCCATAAAGATGGAAGCGCTTCCTAATGAGGGGTATAAGTCGATTTCAGCGTCCTTTAATATACCTGAATATTTAACGGTAACCGGTGTTGAGTTCAATGCAGACAATTTAGCTGGAAATGGGACGTATACGTATGACGATCATCATCTTCAGCTGCATGTATCTGGGGACAAGGTGAAGTTTGCCAATGCATCCTCCGACCTTTTTGCGACGATCAAGCTGACGGTCGATGGATTTGTACCATCTGATCGTACCGTATCCATTCGCACAGACTACATTGCTGTTGAAGGCGGAAATGTCGTTTATAACGTTCATGATGCAGTAGCGAACATTGGATTAAAGCAGTTGGATACGAAAGCGCTTGCGAAAATTCCAGGCTACTCCAATCCGCTGATGAGCCACAAGCTGGGAGCTGATCCGTATGCGTTAGTTTTTGATGGAAGAGTTTACATCTATATGTCGAGTGACGCCTTCGAATATGACAGCAGCGGAAATATTAAAGACAATTCGTTCGCTAATTTGAATAAAGTACATGTGATTTCCTCGGCAGATATGGTGAACTGGACGGATCATGGCGCAATTCCAGTGGCGGGATCAGGCGGCATTGCTGACTGGGCGGCTTTTTCTTGGGCGCCGACAGCTGCCCATAAGCAAATAAACGGCAAGGATAAGTTCTTCCTTTATTTTGCTAACGGTGCAGGAGGAATTGGCGTGCTGACTGCGGACAGCCCGCTCGGACCGTGGATTGATCCGCTCGGAGAAGCGTTGATTACCGGAAATACGCCAGGCGTTCCCGGCGTCGTCTGGCTGTTTGACCCGGCAGTATTGGTTGACGACGACGGCAAAGGTTATTTATATTTTGGCGGGGGCATTCCTGGTGAACCTAACTCGACTGCAGAACAAATGGCTCACCCCAACACCGCCAGAGTAATACAGCTGGGCGATGATTTGATCAGTACAGAAGGGTCGGCGGTTACAATCGATGCTCCTTTCATGTTCGAGGATTCCGGCATTCATAAGTATAACGGAAAATATTATTATTCCTATTGTTCGAATTTTGCGGGTACCCATCCGGAAGGCACACCGCCTCCTGGTGAAATTGCTTATATGGTGAGCGACAATCCGATGGGACCGTTCACGTATGTCGCCCCAATTCTGAAAAATCCGTATACGTTTTTCGGGGTTGGCGGTAATAACCATCATGCCATATTCGAGTTTAATAAAGAGTGGTATGTCACTTACCATGCTCAAACCGTCAGCAAAGCGGCTATAGGTGATGGAAAAGGCTATCGTTCCACTCATATTAATAAGGTTGAATTTTACGAGAATGGACGAATGAAAGAGGTTCAAGCTGATATGGAAGGTATCGCTCAACTGAAAACGCTCGATCCCTATCAAAGAACGGAAGCAGAAACGATTGCATGGCAAGCAGGCATTTTGACAGAAATATTTGAAGCGCCAGGCAGCCAAAGCCAAAGCACAAGTCCTAATCTGAATGTCACAAATATTCATAACGGGGATTGGCTGGCGGTTGCGAATGTTGATTTCGGCAATGATGGGGCCGGATCATTCGAAGCCTATATTGCTTCAGTCGTAGGCGGGAAAATTGAAATTCGTTTAGATAGTCCTATTGGCGAGGTTATAGGCATGCTTGATGCCGCTTCTACAGGCGGAGAGCAAGCCTGGAAGCTGATGAAAACCGATGTGAGCTCTGTTAAAGGGGTTCACAATGTTTTCTTGATGTTCAAAGGAGAAGGCGAGAGTAATCTTTTCAATATGGATTATTGGAAATTCACTGCTCTTGAAACGGAGGACAACATTCCCCTGCAATCGGTTAGCATTTCATATGGGGCACAAACCCTTAAAGTGAATGAGCAATTGGCTGTTAACTCGGCGCTTGATCCAACGGATGCAACCAACCCCGTTTATCAATGGGAGGCTAGCGGTTCTATTAGCATCGTAGGCGGCAGCAACAAAGCTGCCGTAACCATTAAAGGCTTGTCGGCTGGATTAGGGACGCTGACATTAACTGCTGTTGCCGGAGGCAAAGAGAAAAAAGCGGTAACGCAAATTACGGTAACGGGCGAAAATAACGGAGGCAGCAATGGTGGCAGCAATGGTGGAAACAACGGAGGAAACAGCGGTGGCGGTGCACCAGCAACTACACCAGGGACAGGAAGCAGCAGTATCGACATCCTAATCAACGGCAAGGTTGTGAGTGCTGGAACTGCCGTAGTGACAAATAAAAATGGGAAAATCATTACAACGGTTGTGTTTGACGAACAGAAGCTAGGGCAGCTGCTTGCTTCGCTGGGGGATCATGCGATCATTACCATTCCCGTTAATAACGGCTCCGACATCGTCATCGGGCAGATGAATGCGCAAATGCTAAAAGGCTTAGGAGAGAAGAAGGCTGTAATTGAGATCAAAACCGATCGGGCAGCCTATACCGTGCCTGTGCAGCAAATTGATATAAACGCGATCATCGGTCAACTCGGAGCAATGGTCGATCTGCAACATTTGGAGATGCAATTTGAAGTTGCAGGAGCGTCCGAGGACATGGCAAAAGTGGCAGAGAATGCGGCTGCTCGAGAGGGGTTTTCCTTGGCCGTACCGCCAATCGATTTTAAAATTAGTCTATTTAATAAAAATTCTGTCATTCATCTGACGAAGTTCAATGCTTATGTCCAGCGGACAATTACTCTTCCAGAGGGTATCCATCCGGACCAAATAACAACAGGCGTTGTAATAGAGCCGGATGGAACGATACGTCATGTGCCAACTAAAATCGTTCAGGTGGACGGCAAGTATTATGCGTTGCTGAGCAGCTTGTCAAACAGCACCTACTCGATTATCTATCATCCGGTCATGTTCAAGGATGTCGCCAATCATTGGGCAAAGGATGCCGTCAACGATATGGGCTCAAGAATGGTCATTAATGGCATCGGCCAAAATTTGTTTAACCCAAGTGCAGCCATCACACGGGCGGAATTCGCGGCAATCATCGTAAGGGGACTGGGATTGGAGTTGGAAAGCGGCTCTCCTTCATACTCGGATATTTTGGCGGGAGATTGGTACAGCAGCGCGGTCATGACCGCCCAAGCCTACGGACTTATCCATGGATTCGAGGATGGCACATTCCGGCCGAAAGAGAACATTACCCGCGAGCAGGCGATGGCGATTTTAGCGAAGGCGATGGTCATTACCGGTATGAAGGCGAAGCTTTCCAGCCAAGCTGCGAGCGAGCTATTAAAGCCTTACACCGATGCATCTAAGGTGGCTGACTGGGCGAAAAGCGGAATAGCGGACAGCATACAAGCGGGCATCGTAACTGGTAGAAGTGAAGCTATACTTGCTCCGAAAGCGCAGGTGACAAGGGCCGAGGTTGCCAAGATGGTGCAGCTGCTGCTGCAGAAGTCGGATTTAATCTAATACAGTTTAGATTTTATTGATAAATAGGATGACGGATTCTGCCTTTATACCATTGTTGCAGCTTGGTTATGAAGGCAGGATATCTTCTAAAAGGAGCGGATTCGATGAGCGGCAGAAAGCAAAAAGAGCTGAAGCGGAAGAAGCTGTCTTACATGCTGTCATTAGCACTTGCAGCGAATTTGGCGACAGGTTTTTCGCCATTAGGTTCATCTGCAAACGCAGCCGATTTGGATGCTGCCAAACAATTGGAGCTAAAGTTCGAGGATTCGATTGCCGATACCTCCCCGAATGGCATTGCAGGAACGTTAAACGGCCCCGCAACGTATGTTGAAGGCCAGGTAGGGAAAGCTTTGCAGCTCAACGGAACAAATAATTACATTGATCTCGGCCCTTCATCAGCGCTTCAGCCAGATCATTTGACCGTTTCCTTCTGGGTAAAGCCGGATGCTGAATTAAGCGGCGAGCATATGATCATGTGGAATAAGCCGAGCGGGGCTTGGAATGGGGAGGGATGGTATTTAAGCCTGCTTAGCAATGAGATACCACTTAAGCTATCGACAGGCACAGCTGTGCAGGAGTCGTATGTAGCGGGGGATCGCCGTGCATTTTTCCCAGTTGGACAATGGACGCATATTGCGGTCACCTATGACAGCGCTTCTAAAAATGTAGCGATTTACCGCAACGGTATTGCGCAGCAAGTGCTGTATACGACAAAAGGGGGGAGCATCGCCGCTAATGATACAGATCATAAGTACCTTGGCTTTAACTCCCCCGGCTATGGAGGGGGTTATGCGAAGCTGAATGTGGATGAATTTAAAGTTTATCGAGCAGCCGCAACTGGCGAACAGGTCAGCGATATTTATACGTCGGAAGGCGGCATCGTAGATGAGCAGTTCATGGCCCAGTCAGACTTGGACGCTATTTCGCTGCTATCAGCTACACGAGGCAGTCTTAGTTTGCCGGTCAAAGGCAAAAATGGAAGCGTTATCATCTGGGAGTCGTCCCATCCAGATGTTATATCCCATACAGGGGCGGTCACTGTTCCACAAGCAGATACGCCAGTCATTTTACGTCTGACCGTTACGTTTGGCGGCGTGATTCTGACGAAGGACTTTGCGATTACCGTTAAATCGAGCACAGCCAACATCGATACGGCGCTGCTACAGCAATTTGACATGGAGCAGGTGGATGTAACCGATCCTTATTATGTAAATGCTTTTAATAAAGATGTGGCATATCTTTTAAATCTCGATGCGGACCGTCTGCTTTCGGGCTTTAGAACAGTAGCGGGGCTGCCGAAGAAGGCGGAGCTATATGGCGGCTGGGAAGGCGGTTGGAGCTATTTAAGAGGGCATACTTTGGGACACTATATGACCGCGATTGCACAGGCTTACAAGCAAACGAAGGATGATCCCGCCTTGAACGCCCAGTTAAAAGCAAAAATCGATTATATCATCAGCGAATTGAAAGCTTGTCAGGCTGCCAGCGGCAATGGCTATCTTTTTGCGACACCGGAAGAGCATTTTGATGTGATTGAAGGCAAAGTAGAGGGGCCGAGCTGGGTACCTTGGTATACGATGCATAAAATAATTGCAGGACTTGTCGACGTTTATAAATTTGAAGGAAATGAGGATGCATTGCAAATTGCCAGTACGCTGGGAGAC from the Paenibacillus sp. BIHB 4019 genome contains:
- a CDS encoding family 43 glycosylhydrolase: MFRKSFALLVAFTLWLNVLPSTFIFAQQEEAVFQNPLLWADVPDPDVIRVGDVYYMSSTTMHMNPGVPIMKSTDLVHWEIVNYVYDILADHDEQTFRNGKSEYSKGSWASSLRFYKGSYYVAFSSYNTGKTYIYQTADIEKGPWTRSELDGVYHDMSLLFDDDGRVYMVYGGGDIKIIELTADATAIKAGGLNKILIPDASLVASTIENVGLPAEGSHIQKINGYYYVFNIAWPKNSPRVQIVHRASTIDGTYEGRVALSEGTAQGGIVDMKDGKWYGLLFRDHGAVGRIPFLVPVAWENNWPVFGVNGTIPESINMPVSGVSANSNIAASDEFYQNAERVGASQFNALGRSAANAAAMQQVSGLAAQLFAEEGQELLLNGSFEEGQDPWTAHDQAIVTVTDSVYHSGSNSMHVSSRQATGAGVQQRLAGKIKAGGTYKFLAKVKYEGDDSLPARRQFNIAMQDGDWTTIKVMGSAMVNKGEWGTIEGNYTIPADAELHEPIIFIETSWTAEQDPVKDLMDFYVDDVSLIDVTPAGGVDQTNDGEYDYNGSNLSLVWQWNHNPDQNHWSLTQRPGYLRLTNGRKSTSIENARNTLTQRTFGPESSGQVAMDISQMKNGDFAGLAAFQKDYGFVGVKMEGNAKSIVMVNASSGTAEELASIPLTQDRVYLKVEFDYRNFTDKANFYYSLNGVEWRAIGNTLQLSYKLDHFMGYRFALFNFATKITGGHVDFDYFRAADKLTGTDSAATVLQADLGNVPDVIGVQNMELSVPIKMEALPNEGYKSISASFNIPEYLTVTGVEFNADNLAGNGTYTYDDHHLQLHVSGDKVKFANASSDLFATIKLTVDGFVPSDRTVSIRTDYIAVEGGNVVYNVHDAVANIGLKQLDTKALAKIPGYSNPLMSHKLGADPYALVFDGRVYIYMSSDAFEYDSSGNIKDNSFANLNKVHVISSADMVNWTDHGAIPVAGSGGIADWAAFSWAPTAAHKQINGKDKFFLYFANGAGGIGVLTADSPLGPWIDPLGEALITGNTPGVPGVVWLFDPAVLVDDDGKGYLYFGGGIPGEPNSTAEQMAHPNTARVIQLGDDLISTEGSAVTIDAPFMFEDSGIHKYNGKYYYSYCSNFAGTHPEGTPPPGEIAYMVSDNPMGPFTYVAPILKNPYTFFGVGGNNHHAIFEFNKEWYVTYHAQTVSKAAIGDGKGYRSTHINKVEFYENGRMKEVQADMEGIAQLKTLDPYQRTEAETIAWQAGILTEIFEAPGSQSQSTSPNLNVTNIHNGDWLAVANVDFGNDGAGSFEAYIASVVGGKIEIRLDSPIGEVIGMLDAASTGGEQAWKLMKTDVSSVKGVHNVFLMFKGEGESNLFNMDYWKFTALETEDNIPLQSVSISYGAQTLKVNEQLAVNSALDPTDATNPVYQWEASGSISIVGGSNKAAVTIKGLSAGLGTLTLTAVAGGKEKKAVTQITVTGENNGGSNGGSNGGNNGGNSGGGAPATTPGTGSSSIDILINGKVVSAGTAVVTNKNGKIITTVVFDEQKLGQLLASLGDHAIITIPVNNGSDIVIGQMNAQMLKGLGEKKAVIEIKTDRAAYTVPVQQIDINAIIGQLGAMVDLQHLEMQFEVAGASEDMAKVAENAAAREGFSLAVPPIDFKISLFNKNSVIHLTKFNAYVQRTITLPEGIHPDQITTGVVIEPDGTIRHVPTKIVQVDGKYYALLSSLSNSTYSIIYHPVMFKDVANHWAKDAVNDMGSRMVINGIGQNLFNPSAAITRAEFAAIIVRGLGLELESGSPSYSDILAGDWYSSAVMTAQAYGLIHGFEDGTFRPKENITREQAMAILAKAMVITGMKAKLSSQAASELLKPYTDASKVADWAKSGIADSIQAGIVTGRSEAILAPKAQVTRAEVAKMVQLLLQKSDLI